One genomic region from Alosa alosa isolate M-15738 ecotype Scorff River chromosome 12, AALO_Geno_1.1, whole genome shotgun sequence encodes:
- the htr1ab gene encoding 5-hydroxytryptamine (serotonin) receptor 1A b gives MDDRNNTSMLFPYNGTDGHDENSTAGVELTLSYQITTSFLLGALILCAIFGNACVVAAIALERSLQNVANYLIGSLAITDLMVSVLVLPMAALYQVLDKWKLGQVTCDIFVSLDVLCCTSSILHLCAIALDRYWAITDPIDYMKKRTLRRAAILISVTWLIGFCISIPPMLIMKSQTEAEEQVCVINEDPWYTIYSTSCAFYIPLILMLVLYGRIFKAARFRIRRTVRKTEKKKVKCLTVSPALFHKKPKGELGKNWKSTVEPKPTSCVNGAVKHAEDGESLEIIEVHSSSKNNLPLPDTPQSVPLFENRHEKNTEAKRKIALARERKTVKTLGIIMGTFIFCWLPFFIKALVVPFCPGCNMPAWLRDVINWLGYSNSLLNPIIYAYFNKDFQSAFRKIIKCHYCRP, from the coding sequence ATGGATGACAGAAACAATACATCTATGCTGTTTCCGTACAACGGAACGGATGGACACGACGAGAACTCAACGGCTGGTGTCGAACTGACACTCAGCTACCAGATTACCACATCATTCCTCCTTGGCGCGCTCATCCTTTGCGCCATCTTTGGGAACGCGTGTGTGGTGGCGGCTATTGCGCTTGAAAGATCTCTCCAAAACGTCGCGAACTATCTCATCGGCTCCTTGGCCATCACAGATCTGATGGTGTCTGTACTGGTTCTTCCTATGGCGGCACTTTATCAAGTGTTAGACAAGTGGAAGCTGGGGCAGGTAACTTGCGACATTTTTGTTTCTTTAGATGTTCTGTGTTGCACCTCATCAATATTGCACCTGTGCGCAATAGCTCTGGATAGATATTGGGCAATAACTGATCCTATAGACTATATGAAGAAAAGAACACTAAGGCGCGCTGCGATTTTAATCAGTGTTACATGGCTGATAGGATTCTGCATATCAATCCCACCCATGCTTATCATGAAGTCTCAGACAGAAGCTGAGGAGCAGGTGTGCGTGATCAATGAAGATCCCTGGTATACCATCTACTCCACTTCTTGCGCTTTCTATATCCCGCTTATTTTAATGCTAGTCTTGTACGGAAGGATATTCAAAGCGGCCAGGTTTCGTATTCGAAGAACGGTCCGGAAAACTGAGAAGAAGAAAGTAAAATGTTTGACTGTGTCACCGGCACTTTTTCACAAGAAGCCCAAGGGAGAGCTGGGCAAAAACTGGAAGAGCACTGTGGAGCCCAAGCCGACCTCGTGCGTAAATGGCGCAGTGAAGCACGCCGAAGACGGCGAGTCTTTGGAGATCATTGAGGTGCACAGTAGTTCCAAAAACAACCTTCCTCTCCCCGACACACCCCAGTCGGTCCCGCTGTTTGAGAACAGGCACGAAAAGAATACCGAGGCAAAGAGGAAAATAGCACTGGCACGGGAACGCAAAACTGTGAAGACGCTCGGTATTATCATGGGTACGTTTATCTTCTGTTGGTTGCCCTTTTTCATTAAAGCGCTGGTGGTACCCTTCTGCCCAGGATGTAATATGCCCGCCTGGCTCCGCGACGTGATCAACTGGCTCGGGTATTCAAACTCTCTGCTAAACCCTATCATATACGCTTATTTCAACAAAGACTTTCAAAGTGCTTTtaggaaaataataaaatgtcattattgcagaccatga